In the genome of Candidatus Lernaella stagnicola, one region contains:
- a CDS encoding neutral/alkaline non-lysosomal ceramidase N-terminal domain-containing protein, translating to MKRTCFVALLVMAMVMLGSGAPTPAGQAALFQVGMAKVDLTPDPQAMSITLNGYAGRGKQPATGVLDPIYARAMVITDPGKRELAILAMDLCFVNSEVRDMAVARLEPHGFGEHNLMITATHTHAAPSAYDRRWITAALMGPFDEAILNQVVDGIVTAVLEAKRKQQPAQIQYDVSELADMNRSRRDPAFDVAVGTVEGVKPNPEKYQTDRRLTVFHITTPEGKPLGALVHFASHPTVLSPDNLQISADWPGVMNREIEKQLGENTVSMFVNGALGDAAPTPDWSTPEQEIKDTEKYGSQMAAAVIARLPQTKPLRDAVVAGFTNRAVFDQVELQPLGGMPMHRGFSRVVYLRPDQPFQAVRLGHFVILGAPGEPTTLAARSLETLCNDGFHCLTAGPVNGYMGYFATPAVYDEGGYAAGASFWGRDTVMKIKKALQPAAMVVQSDW from the coding sequence ATGAAACGCACGTGTTTCGTTGCGCTGCTCGTCATGGCGATGGTGATGCTCGGTTCCGGGGCCCCGACACCGGCCGGTCAAGCCGCCCTATTCCAAGTGGGGATGGCGAAAGTCGACCTGACGCCCGACCCGCAGGCAATGTCGATAACGCTCAACGGGTACGCCGGGCGCGGCAAACAACCGGCCACCGGCGTCCTCGACCCGATCTACGCCCGCGCCATGGTGATCACCGACCCCGGCAAACGCGAATTGGCGATCCTCGCGATGGACTTGTGCTTCGTCAACAGCGAAGTGCGGGACATGGCCGTGGCCCGCCTCGAGCCGCACGGCTTCGGCGAACACAATCTGATGATCACCGCCACCCACACCCACGCCGCGCCCTCGGCATACGACCGCCGGTGGATCACCGCCGCGCTGATGGGCCCCTTCGACGAAGCAATTCTCAATCAGGTCGTGGACGGCATCGTCACGGCGGTGCTGGAAGCCAAACGCAAGCAGCAACCCGCGCAAATTCAGTACGACGTGTCGGAGTTGGCGGACATGAACCGCAGCCGGCGCGACCCGGCCTTCGATGTGGCCGTCGGCACCGTCGAGGGCGTGAAGCCGAACCCGGAAAAATACCAAACCGACCGGCGGCTGACTGTCTTTCACATCACGACGCCGGAGGGAAAACCGCTGGGCGCGCTGGTTCACTTTGCGTCGCACCCGACAGTGCTGTCTCCGGACAACCTACAAATTTCCGCTGATTGGCCCGGGGTCATGAACCGGGAAATCGAAAAGCAATTAGGCGAGAATACGGTCTCGATGTTCGTCAACGGCGCGCTGGGTGATGCCGCCCCGACGCCGGATTGGAGCACGCCGGAACAGGAAATCAAAGACACCGAAAAATACGGCTCCCAGATGGCCGCGGCGGTGATCGCGCGACTGCCGCAGACCAAGCCCCTGCGTGACGCTGTTGTCGCCGGTTTCACGAATCGTGCGGTGTTCGATCAAGTGGAACTGCAACCGCTGGGCGGCATGCCGATGCATCGCGGCTTCTCGCGCGTTGTCTATCTACGGCCGGACCAGCCGTTTCAAGCGGTGCGACTCGGGCACTTCGTCATTCTGGGCGCTCCGGGCGAGCCGACGACGCTGGCCGCGCGTTCGCTGGAGACGCTCTGCAACGATGGCTTCCACTGCCTCACCGCCGGGCCGGTCAATGGGTACATGGGCTACTTCGCCACGCCGGCGGTGTACGATGAAGGCGGCTACGCGGCGGGCGCCAGCTTTTGGGGTCGCGACACGGTCATGAAAATAAAGAAAGCGCTGCAGCCCGCGGCGATGGTCGTGCAATCGGATTGGTAG